One Microbacterium marinum genomic window carries:
- a CDS encoding SUMF1/EgtB/PvdO family nonheme iron enzyme produces the protein MTDVELARIPAGTVTLHDARRKIRRTVELEPFEIGVFPVTQEQLGEVLGITASHPRRPAVDVSWQRAVRFCNALSEWEGLDPAYAVDGEEVRWHVDSDGYRLPTEAEWEYACRAGSTGPHYGPLVEIAWTAADGVASPQPVGGKLPNLHGLFDTLGNVWEWCWDFLDTERYDDYRVFRGGGFADDSWSVRASVRRGGGPRMTHEDVGFRVARGGFDAVDAAQGWSASADAVAGGRPLPPGWTPRRPGGGPGTRR, from the coding sequence GTGACCGACGTCGAGCTCGCGCGGATACCCGCCGGCACCGTCACGCTGCACGACGCGCGGCGGAAGATCCGCCGCACCGTGGAGCTCGAGCCGTTCGAGATCGGCGTCTTCCCCGTCACGCAGGAACAGTTGGGCGAGGTGCTCGGCATCACGGCATCCCACCCCCGACGTCCCGCCGTCGATGTCAGCTGGCAGCGGGCGGTGCGCTTCTGCAACGCGCTGTCGGAGTGGGAGGGTCTCGACCCGGCCTACGCGGTCGACGGCGAGGAGGTGCGGTGGCACGTCGACAGTGACGGGTACCGCCTGCCGACCGAGGCCGAGTGGGAGTACGCGTGCCGTGCCGGGTCGACCGGACCGCACTACGGGCCGCTGGTCGAGATCGCCTGGACGGCGGCTGACGGCGTCGCGTCGCCGCAGCCCGTCGGCGGCAAACTCCCGAACCTCCACGGCCTGTTCGACACCCTCGGGAACGTCTGGGAGTGGTGCTGGGACTTCCTCGACACCGAGCGCTACGACGACTACCGCGTCTTCCGCGGCGGCGGATTCGCCGACGACTCCTGGAGTGTCCGGGCCAGCGTCCGTCGGGGCGGCGGCCCGCGCATGACCCACGAAGACGTCGGGTTCCGGGTCGCGCGAGGCGGCTTCGACGCGGTGGATGCCGCGCAGGGCTGGTCCGCCTCCGCCGATGCGGTGGCCGGCGGTCGGCCGCTGCCGCCGGGATGGACGCCGCGGCGGCCCGGCGGAGGGCCGGGGACCCGCCGGTAG
- a CDS encoding Rossmann-like and DUF2520 domain-containing protein: protein MRDGRLGVGVIGAGRVGPVVAAALAGAGHALTGITAGSDTDRVEAILPGVPTLTADEVARRSELVVLAVPRDELAGLVSGLADLGAWQIGQLLVHTDAAHGIGVLAPAAAKGAIPLAIHPAIAFTGTSTDLRALQDSYAAVTAPAAVLPIAQALAVEMGCEPVVVADADRAAYGEAIATATEFSASIVRQASALLAGAGVEEPGRYLSALVHTTVDRALTAGDDPVL from the coding sequence ATGCGTGACGGTCGTCTCGGCGTCGGCGTCATCGGGGCCGGACGCGTGGGCCCCGTCGTCGCGGCGGCGCTCGCCGGTGCGGGTCACGCGCTCACCGGGATCACGGCGGGATCGGACACCGACCGCGTCGAAGCGATCCTCCCCGGTGTCCCCACGCTGACCGCCGACGAGGTCGCGCGCCGGAGCGAGCTCGTGGTGCTCGCGGTGCCGCGCGACGAGCTCGCGGGGCTCGTGTCAGGGCTCGCTGACCTCGGGGCATGGCAGATCGGCCAGCTCCTCGTGCACACCGACGCCGCGCACGGGATCGGCGTGCTTGCCCCGGCCGCGGCGAAGGGCGCCATCCCGCTCGCCATCCACCCCGCCATCGCCTTCACAGGCACGTCCACCGATCTGCGCGCGCTGCAGGACTCGTACGCCGCCGTCACCGCGCCGGCCGCCGTGCTGCCGATCGCCCAGGCGCTCGCCGTCGAGATGGGCTGCGAGCCCGTCGTCGTGGCGGATGCCGATCGTGCGGCGTACGGCGAGGCGATCGCGACCGCCACGGAGTTCTCGGCCTCGATCGTGCGGCAGGCATCGGCCCTCCTGGCCGGCGCAGGCGTCGAGGAGCCCGGGCGCTACCTGTCCGCCCTCGTCCACACCACCGTCGACCGCGCGCTCACCGCGGGCGACGACCCGGTGCTGTGA
- a CDS encoding PH domain-containing protein: protein MSDLDPDRNAPASPVAPAASPVAPSAHAVRSDLSDGEWHRLHPLSPLLRGGLTLIVLIGIVVANLRDRLISLFLPEGMNWEEEGDPVDYILDNGVIVPALLVVGGGLLLLVAIFWLSWRFHTFRITDDDVEVRSGVLFRTHRRAPLDRVQGVNLTRPALARLVGLAKLEVVGAGLDANVKLEYLSTSNAETIRGDILRLASGRQKADAAVRRAAEPQGAVGRISAGVGEIVLGVDEDDTEPASIVRVPLGRLILANLLSGSTIWFLALIVAAIVGVVLQPAWLIGALGASIPAAIGFGTYAVRQFIRTLRYSIAPTSAGVRVTFGLLTTVTETLPPGRVHAVDVRQPLLWRWGGWWRIRVNRLSGRSATDTSSTQFADVLPIGSADDVERVLRLLLPAVEVDAALLDAGLRGPRPGDGYTVSPRRARWFLPLSQPRNGFRLLPEALLLRRGRLWPALVILPLARLQSVRVDQGPLDRALGLARVTGHTVVGPVSGALGGLDSRDAVALWRATTDATVDAAASADRVLGAGESVEIEWGADTPAPEPRDA from the coding sequence GTGAGCGACCTCGACCCCGACCGGAACGCCCCGGCGTCCCCGGTCGCACCGGCCGCGTCTCCCGTCGCACCGTCGGCGCACGCGGTCCGCTCGGACCTGAGCGACGGCGAGTGGCATCGGCTGCACCCCCTCTCGCCCCTGCTGCGGGGCGGGCTGACGCTCATCGTGCTGATCGGCATCGTCGTCGCCAACCTGCGCGACCGCTTGATCTCCCTCTTCCTGCCCGAGGGCATGAACTGGGAGGAGGAGGGCGACCCGGTCGACTACATCCTCGACAACGGCGTCATCGTCCCCGCCCTGCTCGTCGTCGGCGGTGGCCTCCTCCTTCTGGTCGCGATCTTCTGGCTGTCGTGGCGGTTCCACACCTTCCGCATCACCGACGACGACGTCGAGGTCCGCAGCGGGGTGCTGTTCCGCACCCACCGCCGGGCGCCCCTCGACCGGGTGCAGGGAGTGAACCTCACGCGCCCCGCGCTCGCGCGGCTGGTCGGCCTCGCCAAGCTCGAGGTCGTGGGCGCCGGGCTCGATGCGAACGTCAAGCTCGAGTACCTGTCGACCTCGAACGCCGAGACGATCCGCGGCGACATCCTCCGACTCGCCTCGGGCCGGCAGAAAGCGGATGCCGCGGTGCGTCGCGCCGCCGAGCCGCAGGGCGCCGTCGGGCGGATCTCCGCCGGCGTCGGCGAGATCGTGCTGGGTGTGGACGAGGACGACACCGAACCCGCCTCGATCGTCCGCGTGCCGTTGGGGAGGCTCATCCTCGCCAACCTGCTGTCGGGGTCGACGATCTGGTTCCTCGCGCTCATCGTGGCGGCGATCGTCGGTGTGGTGCTCCAGCCCGCCTGGCTGATCGGCGCACTGGGAGCCTCCATCCCGGCCGCGATCGGTTTCGGGACGTACGCGGTGCGTCAGTTCATCCGCACGCTGCGGTACTCGATCGCGCCGACGTCGGCCGGTGTGCGGGTGACGTTCGGTCTCCTCACCACCGTCACCGAGACGCTCCCTCCGGGTCGCGTCCACGCGGTCGACGTCCGCCAGCCGCTGCTGTGGCGCTGGGGTGGCTGGTGGCGCATCCGCGTGAACCGGCTCTCGGGCCGCTCCGCGACCGACACGTCGTCGACGCAGTTCGCCGACGTGCTCCCCATCGGCAGCGCCGACGACGTCGAGCGCGTCCTGCGCCTGCTGCTCCCCGCCGTCGAGGTGGATGCCGCGCTCCTCGACGCGGGTCTGCGGGGGCCGCGCCCAGGCGACGGCTACACGGTCTCGCCGCGCCGCGCTCGATGGTTCCTGCCGCTCTCGCAGCCGCGCAACGGATTCCGGCTCCTCCCGGAGGCGCTTCTCCTGCGCCGCGGCCGGCTGTGGCCGGCGCTCGTCATCCTCCCGCTCGCGCGGCTGCAGTCGGTGCGGGTCGACCAGGGCCCGCTCGACCGCGCCCTCGGTCTCGCGCGCGTGACGGGCCACACCGTCGTCGGCCCCGTCTCCGGCGCCCTCGGCGGCCTCGACTCCCGCGACGCCGTCGCGCTCTGGCGGGCGACCACGGATGCGACCGTGGACGCCGCGGCATCCGCCGACCGAGTTCTCGGTGCCGGAGAGAGCGTCGAGATCGAGTGGGGCGCGGACACACCCGCACCGGAGCCGCGCGATGCGTGA
- a CDS encoding PH domain-containing protein encodes MTSSPDQTSPDSASPTSTDRSNAVFDTGTYDRIPEPRSTKRLPLGDGTWHQISRKYIVGQLIGYVFLLAVIAAVVLVVRFVFDETWPLIPGGIAFAVMLFFAVITPRQARSIGYQLREDDLVFRRGILWQRMVAVPYGRLQLVDITHGPLDRGLGIAQLKLVTAAASTGVTIPGLPQRAAEELRDALIEVAETRRTGL; translated from the coding sequence ATGACGAGCAGCCCGGACCAGACGAGCCCGGACTCGGCCTCTCCCACCTCGACTGACCGCAGCAATGCGGTCTTCGACACGGGAACCTACGACCGCATCCCCGAGCCCCGCAGCACCAAACGCCTCCCGCTGGGCGACGGCACGTGGCACCAGATCTCCCGCAAGTACATCGTAGGACAGCTGATCGGGTACGTCTTCCTCCTCGCCGTGATCGCCGCGGTGGTGCTGGTCGTCCGATTCGTCTTCGACGAGACCTGGCCCCTCATCCCCGGCGGGATCGCGTTCGCCGTGATGCTGTTCTTCGCGGTCATCACCCCGCGACAGGCGCGGTCGATCGGCTACCAGCTGCGAGAGGACGATCTGGTCTTCCGTCGCGGCATCCTGTGGCAGCGCATGGTGGCCGTGCCCTACGGACGACTTCAGCTCGTCGACATCACCCACGGGCCCCTCGACCGCGGGCTGGGCATCGCGCAGCTGAAGCTGGTGACAGCTGCGGCATCGACCGGCGTCACCATCCCCGGGCTCCCGCAGCGCGCCGCCGAAGAGCTGCGCGACGCGCTCATCGAGGTGGCCGAGACGCGGCGGACCGGTCTGTGA